Proteins encoded together in one Lutra lutra chromosome 4, mLutLut1.2, whole genome shotgun sequence window:
- the KCNS2 gene encoding potassium voltage-gated channel subfamily S member 2 gives MTRQSLWDVSEANVEDGEIRINVGGFKRRLRSHTLLRFPETRLGRLLLCHSREAILELCDDYDDVQREFYFDRNPELFPYVLHFYHTGKLHVMAELCVFSFSQEIEYWGINEFFIDSCCSYSYHGRKVEPEQEKWDEQSDQESTTSSFDEILAFYNDASKFDGQPLGNFRRQLWLALDNPGYSVLSRVFSILSILVVLGSIITMCLNSLPDFQIPDSQGNPGEDPRFEIVEHFGIAWFTFELVARFAVAPDFLKFFKNALNLIDLMSIVPFYITLVVNLVVESTPTLANLGRVAQVLRLMRIFRILKLARHSTGLRSLGATLKYSYKEVGLLLLYLSVGISIFSVVAYTIEKEENEGLTTIPACWWWATVSMTTVGYGDVVPGTTAGKLTASACILAGILVVVLPITLIFNKFSHFYRRQKQLESAMRSCDFGDGMKEVPSVNLRDYYAHKVKSLMASLTNMSRSSPSELSLNDSLH, from the coding sequence ATGACCCGCCAGAGTCTGTGGGACGTGTCTGAGGCCAACGTCGAAGACGGAGAGATCCGCATCAATGTAGGAGGTTTCAAGAGGCGGCTGCGCTCGCACACCCTGCTGCGCTTCCCTGAGACGCGCCTGGGCCGGCTGCTCCTCTGCCACTCGCGCGAGGCCATTCTGGAGCTCTGCGATGACTACGACGATGTCCAGCGTGAGTTCTACTTCGACCGCAACCCTGAGCTCTTCCCCTACGTGCTGCATTTCTATCACACCGGCAAGCTTCACGTCATGGCCGAGCTGTGTGTCTTCTCCTTCAGCCAGGAGATCGAGTACTGGGGCATAAACGAGTTCTTCATTGACTCCTGCTGTAGCTACAGCTACCATGGCCGCAAAGTGGAGCCAGAGCAGGAGAAGTGGGACGAGCAGAGCGACCAAGAAAGCACCACTTCCTCCTTTGATGAGATCCTGGCGTTCTACAACGACGCCTCCAAGTTCGATGGGCAGCCGCTGGGCAACTTCCGCAGGCAGCTGTGGCTGGCGCTGGACAACCCTGGCTACTCAGTCTTGAGTAGGGTCTTCAGCATCTTGTCCATCCTGGTGGTGTTGGGGTCCATCATCACCATGTGCCTGAATAGCCTGCCGGATTTCCAGATACCTGACAGCCAGGGCAACCCGGGGGAGGACCCCAGGTTCGAAATTGTGGAGCACTTTGGTATCGCCTGGTTCACATTTGAGCTGGTGGCCAGGTTTGCTGTGGCCCCTGACTTCCTCAAATTTTTTAAGAATGCCCTCAACCTTATTGACCTCATGTCCATCGTCCCCTTTTACATCACTTTGgtggtgaacctggtggtggagAGCACACCTACCTTGGCCAACTTGGGCAGGGTGGCCCAGGTCCTGAGGCTGATGCGGATTTTCCGCATCCTAAAGCTGGCTAGACACTCCACTGGCCTCCGCTCCCTGGGGGCCACCCTAAAATACAGCTACAAAGAAGTCGGGCTGCttttgctctatctctctgtgggGATTTCCATCTTCTCCGTCGTGGCCTACACCATTGAAAAGGAGGAGAACGAGGGCCTGACCACCATCCCTGCCTGCTGGTGGTGGGCCACCGTCAGCATGACCACTGTGGGATATGGGGATGTGGTCCCGGGAACTACGGCAGGGAAGCTGACCGCCTCTGCCTGCATCCTGGCTGGTATCCTAGTGGTGGTACTGCCCATCACCTTAATCTTCAATAAGTTCTCCCACTTTTACCGCCGCCAAAAGCAACTGGAGAGTGCCATGCGCAGCTGTGACTTTGGAGATGGAATGAAGGAGGTCCCTTCTGTCAATTTAAGGGACTACTATGCCCATAAAGTTAAATCCCTCATGGCAAGCCTGACGAACATGAGCAGGAGCTCACCGAGTGAACTAAGTTTAAATGATTCCCTACATTAG